In Flavobacterium okayamense, a single window of DNA contains:
- the dnaK gene encoding molecular chaperone DnaK — MSKIIGIDLGTTNSCVAVMEGGEPVVIANAEGRRTTPSVIAFVEGGEIKVGDAAKRQAVTNPTKTIASIKRFMGNKYSESEKEASTVAYKVVKGDNDTPRVDIDGRLYTPQELSAMTLQKMKKTAEDYLGTTVTKAVITVPAYFNDAQRQATKEAGQIAGLEVMRIINEPTAAALAYGLDKAGKDQKIAVYDLGGGTFDISILELGDGVFEVLSTNGDTHLGGDDFDQVIIDWLANEFNAAEGVDLRKDPMALQRLKEAAEKAKIELSSSTQTEINLPYVTATASGPKHLVQTLTRAKFEQLAHDLVKRSMDPVAKALKDAGLSTSDIDEVILVGGSTRIPVIQEEVEKFFGKKPSKGVNPDEVVAIGAAIQGGVLTGDVKDVLLLDVTPLSLGIETMGGVMTKLIEANTTIPTKKSQVFSTAADNQPSVEIHVLQGERPMATDNKTIGRFHLDGIPPAQRGVPQIEVTFDIDANGIIKVSATDKGTGKSHDIRIEASSGLTPEEIEKMKKEAEMNAEADKKAKEKVDKLNEADSMIFQTEKQLNEFGDKLSEGNKTALNGALEELKKAYETKDVDTIQPALDKINEAWKNASEEMYKAQAEGGAQQAEPQGNADSGDQTQDVDFEEVK; from the coding sequence ATGAGTAAAATTATTGGAATCGATTTAGGAACAACGAACTCTTGTGTGGCTGTTATGGAAGGTGGAGAACCTGTAGTAATTGCAAACGCAGAGGGAAGAAGAACTACACCTTCAGTAATTGCATTTGTTGAAGGAGGAGAAATTAAAGTAGGTGACGCTGCTAAAAGACAAGCAGTAACAAATCCTACAAAAACAATTGCTTCTATTAAGCGTTTTATGGGTAATAAATATTCAGAAAGTGAAAAAGAAGCATCAACTGTAGCGTATAAAGTTGTAAAAGGAGATAACGACACCCCACGTGTAGATATCGACGGACGTTTGTATACGCCTCAAGAATTATCGGCTATGACACTTCAAAAAATGAAGAAAACAGCTGAAGATTATTTGGGAACTACTGTAACTAAAGCAGTTATTACTGTTCCAGCATACTTTAACGATGCACAGCGTCAAGCAACTAAAGAAGCCGGGCAAATTGCAGGGTTAGAAGTAATGCGTATTATTAACGAACCTACAGCTGCAGCATTAGCGTATGGTTTAGATAAAGCAGGTAAAGATCAAAAAATTGCAGTATACGATTTAGGTGGTGGTACATTTGATATCTCTATTCTAGAATTAGGTGACGGAGTTTTCGAAGTATTATCAACAAACGGTGATACACATTTAGGTGGTGATGACTTTGATCAAGTAATTATTGATTGGTTAGCAAATGAATTTAATGCTGCTGAAGGAGTAGATTTACGTAAAGACCCAATGGCTTTACAACGTTTAAAAGAAGCAGCTGAAAAAGCTAAAATTGAATTATCATCATCTACTCAAACAGAGATTAACTTACCATATGTAACGGCTACAGCATCGGGTCCAAAACACTTAGTGCAAACTTTAACAAGAGCTAAATTTGAACAATTAGCTCACGATTTAGTAAAACGTTCAATGGATCCAGTTGCAAAAGCTTTAAAAGATGCTGGTTTATCAACATCAGATATTGATGAGGTAATCTTAGTGGGTGGTTCTACACGTATTCCTGTTATTCAAGAAGAAGTAGAAAAATTCTTTGGTAAAAAACCTTCTAAAGGAGTTAACCCAGATGAGGTTGTAGCTATTGGTGCTGCTATCCAAGGGGGTGTATTAACTGGAGATGTAAAAGATGTATTATTATTAGATGTTACACCATTATCATTAGGTATTGAAACTATGGGTGGCGTAATGACAAAATTAATTGAAGCGAATACTACCATTCCTACTAAGAAATCGCAAGTATTCTCTACGGCAGCTGACAATCAACCATCGGTAGAAATTCACGTGTTACAAGGGGAAAGACCAATGGCAACAGACAATAAAACAATTGGACGTTTCCACTTAGACGGAATTCCACCTGCACAAAGAGGAGTACCTCAAATTGAAGTAACTTTTGATATCGATGCAAACGGTATTATAAAGGTTTCTGCAACTGATAAAGGAACAGGAAAATCGCATGATATTCGTATTGAAGCTTCTTCAGGATTAACGCCAGAAGAAATCGAAAAAATGAAGAAGGAAGCAGAAATGAATGCTGAAGCTGATAAAAAAGCGAAAGAAAAAGTGGATAAATTAAATGAAGCGGACAGCATGATTTTCCAAACTGAAAAACAGTTGAATGAGTTTGGTGATAAGTTATCTGAAGGTAACAAAACAGCTTTAAATGGAGCTTTAGAAGAATTGAAAAAAGCTTATGAAACTAAAGATGTTGATACCATTCAACCAGCTTTAGATAAAATTAACGAAGCTTGGAAAAATGCTTCAGAGGAAATGTACAAAGCACAAGCAGAAGGTGGTGCTCAACAAGCAGAACCACAAGGCAATGCTGATTCTGGAGATCAAACGCAAGATGTAGATTTTGAAGAAGTGAAATAA
- a CDS encoding NAD(P)H-dependent flavin oxidoreductase: protein MSKPTLQEILNIKHPIIMAPMFLVSNTKMVKEAMNSGIAGCIPALNYRTLEQLKDAIKELKEAKVEGGSFGFNLIVNKSNVKYKEQLRLLCEEKVDFIITSLGSPEETIKEAHKVGVKVFCDVTDLNYSLKVESLGADALIAVNNQAGGHRGDMNPEELIKTLNEKTKLPVISAGGVGTKKDIDQMLSYGAIGVSVGSPFIASLEAEVSNEYKQACVDYGEKDIVVTERISGTPCTVINTPYVQKVGTKQPWIERILNKNKRLKKWVKMFRFYIGMKATEKAATEVTYKTVWVAGPSIEYTNAILPVSKIIEKLVK from the coding sequence ATGTCTAAGCCAACTTTACAAGAAATATTAAATATTAAACATCCAATAATTATGGCGCCTATGTTTTTAGTATCTAATACTAAAATGGTTAAAGAAGCTATGAATTCTGGAATAGCCGGATGTATACCCGCTTTAAATTATAGAACTTTAGAACAGCTGAAAGATGCAATTAAAGAACTTAAAGAAGCAAAAGTTGAAGGAGGTAGTTTTGGATTTAACTTAATAGTTAATAAATCGAATGTCAAATATAAAGAGCAACTTCGTCTTCTGTGTGAAGAAAAAGTAGATTTTATTATTACTTCATTAGGAAGTCCTGAGGAAACTATAAAAGAAGCACATAAAGTAGGGGTTAAAGTGTTTTGTGATGTAACTGATTTAAATTATTCGCTAAAAGTTGAAAGTTTAGGAGCAGATGCATTAATAGCTGTAAATAATCAAGCTGGAGGACATAGAGGTGATATGAATCCAGAAGAGTTAATTAAAACCTTGAATGAGAAAACTAAATTACCTGTTATATCTGCAGGTGGCGTAGGTACTAAAAAGGATATTGATCAAATGTTAAGTTATGGTGCTATTGGAGTTTCTGTTGGGAGTCCTTTTATTGCATCTTTGGAAGCTGAAGTTTCAAACGAATACAAACAAGCTTGTGTAGATTATGGTGAAAAAGATATTGTTGTAACTGAACGTATTTCAGGAACACCTTGTACAGTAATAAATACACCTTATGTACAAAAAGTTGGTACAAAACAACCTTGGATAGAACGCATTTTAAACAAAAATAAAAGACTTAAAAAATGGGTAAAAATGTTCCGATTTTACATTGGAATGAAAGCTACAGAAAAAGCAGCAACTGAAGTAACTTATAAAACTGTTTGGGTTGCTGGTCCAAGTATTGAATATACAAATGCAATCTTACCAGTAAGTAAGATCATCGAGAAGTTAGTTAAGTAA
- a CDS encoding glutaminyl-peptide cyclotransferase: MLNSKLFAFISLAIIANACDDEKNNLKDAFSIDTSNLKQVYELSESIELKVKNEKNLPIDSISYFFNDNKMGTVSSNKPLIIDFKNEKLGFRKLKAVIYTEGNAIEAETKFTVASSIEPKLLKYKIVNTYPHDIHAYTQGFEFHNGELYEGTGNGAGSGTGVRDTSSIRKTDFKSGKIIKKHVLGQQYFGEGITILNNKLYQLTWKNNEGYVYDVETFEKLKTFKYFKDMEGWGLTNDGSKLYMSEGSEKIYVLDPENLKEIDYINVYTKHAKIEALNELEFIDGKIWANVYGRDAIAIINLKGEIEAIINLSDLRSKVTQHPDIDVLNGIAYNPKTKTIFVTGKNWDKTFEITIEE, from the coding sequence ATGTTAAACAGTAAACTATTCGCATTCATATCGTTAGCAATAATTGCGAATGCTTGTGATGATGAAAAAAATAATTTAAAAGACGCTTTTTCTATTGATACTTCTAATTTAAAACAAGTATATGAGTTATCGGAAAGTATTGAATTAAAAGTAAAGAATGAGAAAAATCTTCCAATAGATTCAATATCCTATTTTTTTAATGATAATAAAATGGGTACAGTTTCATCAAATAAACCTCTAATTATAGATTTTAAAAATGAAAAGTTAGGATTTAGAAAACTTAAAGCTGTTATCTACACAGAAGGAAATGCAATTGAGGCTGAAACTAAGTTTACAGTAGCTTCGAGTATAGAACCAAAACTTTTAAAGTATAAAATTGTAAATACCTATCCTCATGATATTCACGCCTATACACAAGGTTTTGAATTTCACAATGGAGAATTGTATGAAGGAACTGGAAATGGAGCTGGTAGCGGAACTGGTGTTAGAGATACTTCGAGTATTAGAAAAACTGATTTTAAATCAGGTAAAATTATTAAAAAACATGTTTTAGGTCAACAATACTTTGGTGAAGGAATTACCATATTAAATAACAAACTATACCAATTAACTTGGAAAAACAATGAAGGTTATGTTTATGATGTTGAAACTTTTGAAAAACTAAAAACTTTTAAGTATTTTAAAGATATGGAAGGTTGGGGATTAACTAATGATGGTTCTAAACTTTACATGAGCGAAGGTTCTGAAAAGATTTATGTTTTAGATCCAGAAAATTTAAAAGAGATAGATTACATAAATGTATACACAAAACATGCTAAAATTGAAGCCCTTAATGAATTAGAATTTATTGATGGTAAAATATGGGCAAATGTTTACGGAAGAGATGCAATTGCAATTATAAATTTAAAAGGAGAAATTGAAGCCATTATCAATTTAAGTGATTTACGAAGTAAAGTAACTCAACATCCTGATATTGACGTATTAAATGGTATAGCTTATAACCCTAAAACAAAAACAATTTTTGTAACGGGTAAAAATTGGGACAAAACATTTGAAATTACAATTGAAGAATAA
- a CDS encoding SDR family oxidoreductase produces MSKVVFITGASSGIGKAIGEFLLNKGFKVYGTSRNPERYPDSKIELVTLDVRNSESIKSAVQFVLQKESKIHVVINNAGVGITGPLEEIPLEEIKNNFETNLFGPIEVMKAVLPSMRQHKSGLIINITSIAGYMGLPFRSVYSASKGALELITEGIRMEVKPFNIHITNVAPGDFATNIAAGRYHAPLVKGSDYEITYGKTLEMMNEHVDDGSNPNDMAEAIFTIIQSSKPKVHYKVGAFMQKFSIVLKRILPDTMYEKLLMNHYKL; encoded by the coding sequence ATGAGTAAAGTTGTATTTATAACGGGAGCTTCATCGGGAATCGGTAAGGCAATTGGAGAGTTTCTTTTAAATAAAGGATTTAAAGTTTATGGGACGAGTAGAAATCCTGAGCGTTATCCTGATTCTAAAATTGAATTAGTTACTTTAGATGTTAGAAATTCTGAAAGTATTAAAAGTGCGGTTCAATTTGTGTTACAAAAAGAAAGTAAGATACATGTTGTTATAAATAATGCAGGGGTTGGAATTACTGGTCCTTTAGAGGAAATTCCTCTAGAGGAAATTAAAAATAATTTTGAAACAAACTTATTTGGTCCAATCGAAGTGATGAAAGCTGTTTTACCTTCAATGCGCCAACATAAATCAGGGTTAATTATAAATATTACTTCTATTGCTGGATATATGGGATTGCCTTTTAGAAGTGTGTATTCGGCTTCAAAAGGTGCTTTAGAATTAATTACCGAAGGTATTAGAATGGAAGTAAAACCATTTAATATTCACATTACAAATGTCGCTCCTGGTGATTTCGCTACAAATATTGCAGCTGGACGTTATCATGCACCATTAGTTAAGGGTTCAGATTATGAAATAACTTACGGAAAAACTTTAGAAATGATGAACGAACATGTAGATGATGGGAGTAACCCGAATGATATGGCAGAAGCTATTTTTACAATTATTCAATCTTCTAAACCTAAAGTACATTATAAAGTAGGTGCTTTTATGCAGAAGTTTTCAATTGTATTAAAGCGAATTTTACCAGATACTATGTATGAAAAATTGTTGATGAATCATTATAAGTTATAA
- the fsa gene encoding fructose-6-phosphate aldolase translates to MKFFIDTANLEQIKEAQALGILDGVTTNPSLMAKEGITGTNNILKHYVDICNIVDGDVSAEVIATDFEGMIKEGEELAELHEQIVVKIPMTKDGIKACKYFSDKGIKTNVTLVFSAGQALLAAKAGATYVSPFLGRLDDVSTDGLNLIDEIRLIYDNYAFETQILAASVRHTMHVVNCAKIGADVMTGPLSSILGLLKHPLTDLGLEQFLADYAKGNK, encoded by the coding sequence ATGAAATTTTTTATCGACACAGCTAATTTAGAACAAATTAAAGAAGCACAAGCTTTAGGAATTCTTGATGGCGTTACTACAAATCCATCTTTAATGGCTAAAGAGGGAATTACTGGAACTAACAATATTTTAAAACATTATGTAGACATTTGTAATATTGTTGATGGTGATGTAAGTGCAGAAGTTATTGCAACTGACTTTGAAGGAATGATTAAAGAAGGTGAGGAGTTAGCTGAATTACACGAACAAATTGTAGTTAAAATTCCAATGACTAAAGACGGAATTAAAGCTTGTAAATATTTTTCTGATAAAGGAATTAAAACAAACGTTACTTTAGTATTTTCTGCTGGACAAGCTTTATTAGCGGCAAAGGCTGGAGCTACTTATGTTTCGCCATTTTTAGGAAGATTAGACGATGTTTCAACAGATGGTTTGAATTTAATTGATGAAATCAGATTAATTTATGATAACTATGCTTTTGAAACGCAAATTTTAGCTGCTTCTGTTCGTCACACGATGCACGTTGTAAATTGTGCTAAAATTGGTGCAGATGTTATGACAGGACCTTTATCTTCAATCTTAGGATTATTAAAACATCCTTTAACTGATTTAGGTTTAGAGCAATTCTTAGCAGATTACGCAAAAGGAAATAAATAA
- a CDS encoding TlpA family protein disulfide reductase, giving the protein MLKNYLLNIFPLTLLCISTFTSCERVFEEDNYIAYFGGEIINPQSKEVLFLKNGKVIDTIYLDEKNRFLHKFDSLAPGLYTFQHLPEYQYVFFDKNDSLMIRLNSHDFDNSLAFCGRGDEKNNFLIDQFLKNENELSSLYDILVRNPKSFTKTIDSLYKIRTADYLKRRVEIGWSDAFDSVAKAGIDFNYYYKKEVYPVAHQYKTDTKVYDSLPNDFYNYRKHLNFSNSNFTNFSPFINYVTAFLNNKAFVKSDYKFEEFSLEDNIYKLNVADTLIKDQKIKNVVLYNIAYRYLLKGERFFNNQEFIDRYLALSTDNEQKAEFKTIYDAVQNLKVGNTLPNIDLIDRDLNPVAVNTLTKDKKTVVFFWTTHADSHNKSVHKKIKLYQEKYPDVNFVAININDSNENWLKVLNENNLSQVTELKSTKFQDIKENWVITRVHRTIVLNPDGTIKNAFANVFDINFGKELE; this is encoded by the coding sequence ATGCTTAAAAATTACCTACTTAACATTTTTCCCTTAACCCTACTATGTATTTCAACATTTACATCTTGTGAAAGAGTATTTGAAGAAGATAATTATATAGCTTATTTTGGAGGAGAAATAATTAATCCACAAAGCAAAGAAGTTCTGTTCTTAAAAAACGGAAAAGTAATTGACACTATTTACCTTGATGAAAAGAATAGATTTTTACACAAGTTCGATTCGTTAGCGCCTGGTCTTTATACTTTTCAACATTTACCTGAATATCAATATGTTTTTTTCGACAAAAATGATAGTTTAATGATTCGATTAAACTCTCACGATTTTGATAATTCGTTAGCATTTTGTGGAAGAGGTGATGAAAAAAACAATTTCTTAATAGATCAATTTTTAAAGAATGAGAATGAATTAAGTAGTTTGTATGATATATTAGTTAGAAACCCTAAATCATTTACAAAAACTATTGATTCGCTTTACAAAATCAGAACTGCTGATTATTTAAAAAGAAGAGTTGAAATTGGTTGGAGTGATGCTTTTGATTCAGTTGCTAAAGCAGGAATTGACTTTAATTATTACTACAAAAAAGAAGTTTATCCTGTTGCTCATCAATACAAAACAGATACAAAAGTTTACGATTCTTTACCAAATGACTTTTATAATTACAGAAAGCATTTGAATTTTAGTAATTCAAATTTTACAAACTTTTCGCCTTTTATTAATTACGTAACTGCTTTCTTAAACAATAAAGCTTTTGTAAAAAGTGATTACAAATTTGAAGAGTTTTCTTTAGAAGATAACATTTACAAGCTAAACGTTGCTGATACCTTAATAAAAGATCAAAAAATTAAAAATGTAGTTTTATATAATATTGCCTATCGTTATTTACTTAAAGGTGAACGTTTTTTTAATAATCAAGAGTTTATTGATCGTTACTTGGCTTTATCTACGGATAACGAACAAAAAGCTGAATTTAAAACTATTTACGATGCTGTTCAAAATTTAAAAGTTGGAAATACTTTACCTAATATTGATTTAATTGATAGAGATTTAAATCCTGTAGCGGTTAATACATTAACAAAAGATAAAAAAACGGTTGTTTTCTTTTGGACTACACATGCAGATTCTCACAATAAATCGGTTCATAAAAAAATTAAACTATATCAAGAAAAATATCCAGATGTTAATTTTGTAGCCATCAACATTAACGATTCTAATGAAAATTGGTTAAAAGTTTTAAATGAAAACAACTTATCACAAGTTACAGAATTAAAATCTACAAAATTCCAAGATATTAAAGAGAATTGGGTTATTACTCGTGTTCACCGAACAATAGTTTTAAACCCAGATGGAACGATAAAGAATGCCTTTGCAAATGTATTTGATATAAACTTTGGCAAAGAACTAGAATAA
- a CDS encoding radical SAM protein encodes MPNRDYIFYDYTKSLCPECLKLIDCKIVFQNDKVWMLKNCRTHGESKVMIADDIEYYKQIRNFNKQSEIPLKFNTKVHYGCPYDCGLCTDHEQHSCLSIVEVTDRCNLACPTCYANSAPNYGRHRTLEEIERMFDIIVANEGEPDVVQISGGEPTVHPDFFEILDIAKKKPIKHLMLNTNGIRIAKDINFVEKLASYMPDFEIYLQFDSFKQEVLEKLRGEDLTEIRTKAIENLNKFNLSTTLVVTLQKGENDDEIGKIIDYALKQKCVRGVTFQPTQVAGRNENYNDDNGRITLTEVRRKIYEQSPIFTPEDLIPVPCNPDALCMAYALKIDGEVYPMTNLINPDDLLNSTKNTIVYENDEELKKHLVSMFSTGVSVDCAENTFGELMCCLPRVQSDNLNYENLFRIIIMNFMDAYDFDVRAVKKSCVHIVSEKYKMVPFETMNLFYRDNKINEIREKINF; translated from the coding sequence ATGCCTAATAGAGATTATATTTTTTACGACTATACAAAGAGCTTATGTCCAGAGTGTTTAAAGTTAATTGACTGCAAAATTGTATTTCAAAATGATAAAGTTTGGATGCTTAAAAATTGTAGAACTCATGGTGAATCAAAAGTTATGATTGCTGATGATATTGAATATTATAAACAAATAAGAAACTTTAATAAGCAATCTGAAATACCTTTAAAATTTAATACAAAAGTACATTATGGATGCCCTTATGATTGTGGATTGTGTACTGATCATGAACAACATTCATGCCTATCAATTGTAGAGGTTACAGATAGATGTAATCTAGCATGTCCAACTTGTTATGCGAACTCTGCTCCAAATTATGGTAGACACAGAACTCTTGAAGAAATTGAAAGAATGTTTGATATAATTGTTGCTAATGAGGGAGAACCTGATGTTGTACAAATTTCCGGTGGAGAACCAACTGTTCATCCTGATTTTTTTGAAATATTAGATATTGCAAAGAAAAAACCTATCAAACATTTAATGTTAAATACAAATGGTATTAGAATTGCTAAAGACATAAATTTTGTTGAAAAATTAGCTTCTTATATGCCCGATTTTGAAATATATCTGCAATTTGATAGTTTTAAACAAGAAGTTTTAGAAAAACTAAGAGGAGAAGATTTGACTGAAATTAGAACTAAAGCAATCGAAAATTTAAATAAATTTAATCTTTCAACAACTTTAGTTGTTACCCTTCAAAAAGGTGAAAACGACGATGAAATAGGCAAAATAATTGATTATGCTTTAAAACAAAAATGTGTAAGAGGTGTAACTTTTCAACCTACTCAAGTAGCTGGTAGAAATGAAAACTATAATGATGATAATGGAAGAATTACACTAACTGAAGTTAGACGGAAAATTTATGAACAATCACCTATCTTTACTCCAGAAGATTTAATTCCGGTACCTTGCAATCCAGATGCTTTATGTATGGCTTATGCTCTAAAAATAGATGGTGAAGTTTACCCAATGACTAATTTAATTAATCCTGATGATTTATTAAATTCTACTAAAAACACAATTGTTTATGAAAACGATGAAGAACTAAAAAAACATTTAGTTTCAATGTTTAGCACTGGAGTTTCTGTCGATTGTGCAGAAAACACTTTTGGAGAATTAATGTGTTGTTTACCGAGGGTACAATCAGATAATTTAAACTATGAAAATCTTTTTAGAATAATAATTATGAATTTTATGGACGCTTATGATTTTGATGTTAGAGCAGTTAAAAAATCATGTGTTCATATAGTTTCAGAAAAATACAAAATGGTGCCTTTTGAAACTATGAATTTGTTTTACAGAGATAATAAAATTAATGAAATTCGAGAGAAAATAAATTTTTAA
- a CDS encoding prolipoprotein diacylglyceryl transferase gives MQFPYYFSLFGEKIYFHFIFETLAFIVGIRVYYHLRRKKNDLISDENRLWILIGATLGALIGSRFIALLETPSILSEQTFLNIYKSKTVAGGFLGGLFGVELIKKIIGEKKSSGDLYVLPIIIALFIGRIGCFSMGIAEPTFGVETTFFTGINLGDGKLRHPVSLYEMIYMILLFILFIKLKRNDFVNGDNFKLFMILYFIYRFLVEFIKPYESIFLGLSIIQWSSIFIFIYYHKFIYKLFFKTDYA, from the coding sequence ATGCAATTTCCCTATTACTTTAGCTTATTTGGAGAAAAAATCTATTTTCATTTTATTTTTGAAACACTAGCTTTTATTGTAGGAATTAGAGTATATTATCATTTAAGAAGAAAAAAAAATGATTTAATTTCTGATGAAAATAGATTATGGATTTTAATAGGTGCTACTTTAGGTGCTTTAATAGGCTCACGTTTTATTGCCTTATTAGAAACTCCTTCTATATTATCAGAACAAACATTTTTAAATATATATAAGAGTAAGACAGTAGCTGGAGGCTTTTTGGGTGGTTTATTTGGTGTCGAATTGATAAAAAAAATAATTGGTGAAAAGAAATCTTCTGGAGATTTGTATGTATTACCAATAATAATTGCATTATTTATTGGAAGAATTGGTTGTTTTTCAATGGGAATAGCTGAACCTACATTTGGTGTTGAAACTACATTTTTTACTGGAATTAATCTTGGTGATGGAAAATTAAGACATCCAGTTTCACTATACGAAATGATATATATGATTTTACTTTTCATACTTTTTATTAAATTAAAAAGGAATGATTTTGTAAATGGTGATAATTTTAAACTTTTTATGATTTTATATTTTATATATCGTTTTCTTGTTGAATTTATAAAACCTTATGAGAGTATATTTTTGGGGTTAAGTATTATTCAATGGAGTTCAATTTTTATATTTATTTATTATCATAAATTTATCTACAAATTATTTTTTAAAACTGATTATGCCTAA
- a CDS encoding ABC-F family ATP-binding cassette domain-containing protein, with protein MLTVSNLSVQFGKRILFDEVNVTFTQGNCYGIIGANGAGKSTFLKILAGDIEATSGQVILEPGKRMSVLNQNHNMFDEHTVLETVLMGNKVLHKVKAEMDALYLDYNDENADRIGELQLQFDEMNGWNADSDAATLLSNLGIGEEFHYTLMGEMDGKLKVRVLLAQALFGNPDVLIMDEPTNDLDFETIGWLENFLANYENTVLVVSHDRHFLDAVCTHISDIDFGKITHYSGNYTFWYESSQLAARQRAQQNKKAEEKKAELEEFIRRFSANVAKSKQATSRKKMIEKLNVSEIKPSSRRYPAIIFEQEREAGDQILNIQDLSASIDGEVLFTNVDLNLAKGDKVVVFSKDSRATTAFYQILNGKMKADSGKFDWGVTTTQSYLPVDNHEFFESKDLNLVDWLRQWAKTEEEREEVNIRGFLGKMIFSGEEALKKCNVLSGGEKMRCMTSRMMMTRANVLMLDEPTNHLDLESITAFNNSLKNFKGTVLLTTHDHEFAQTVGNRILELTPKGVIDRYMTFDEYLDDPKVKELRQSMYA; from the coding sequence ATGCTAACAGTTTCTAATTTATCCGTACAGTTTGGAAAACGAATTTTATTCGACGAAGTAAATGTAACATTTACCCAAGGTAACTGCTACGGAATCATTGGTGCAAATGGTGCCGGAAAATCAACATTCTTAAAAATTTTAGCGGGTGATATTGAGGCTACATCGGGACAGGTTATTCTAGAACCAGGTAAACGTATGTCGGTTTTAAACCAAAATCACAATATGTTTGATGAACATACAGTTTTAGAAACTGTATTAATGGGGAACAAAGTTTTGCACAAAGTGAAAGCTGAAATGGATGCGTTGTATTTAGATTATAATGATGAAAACGCTGATAGAATAGGGGAATTACAACTTCAGTTTGACGAAATGAACGGTTGGAATGCTGATTCTGACGCTGCTACTTTATTATCTAATTTAGGTATTGGAGAAGAGTTTCATTATACCTTGATGGGCGAAATGGATGGAAAATTAAAAGTTCGTGTGTTATTAGCACAAGCTTTATTCGGAAATCCTGATGTGTTGATTATGGATGAGCCTACTAATGACTTGGATTTTGAAACAATCGGTTGGTTAGAAAATTTCTTAGCAAATTATGAAAATACGGTTTTAGTTGTATCGCACGACCGTCACTTTTTAGATGCTGTTTGTACGCATATTTCAGATATCGATTTTGGAAAAATTACACATTATTCGGGTAATTATACTTTTTGGTATGAATCATCACAGTTAGCAGCACGTCAAAGAGCGCAACAAAATAAGAAAGCTGAAGAGAAAAAAGCTGAATTAGAAGAGTTCATCCGCCGTTTTAGTGCGAACGTTGCGAAGTCGAAACAAGCAACTTCTCGTAAAAAAATGATTGAAAAATTAAATGTATCTGAAATTAAACCTTCAAGTAGAAGATATCCAGCAATTATTTTTGAACAAGAGCGTGAAGCAGGTGACCAAATTTTAAATATTCAAGATTTGAGTGCATCGATTGATGGTGAAGTTTTGTTTACAAATGTTGATTTAAACTTAGCTAAAGGCGATAAAGTGGTAGTTTTCTCTAAAGATTCGAGAGCAACTACAGCATTTTATCAAATTTTGAATGGAAAAATGAAAGCCGATTCTGGAAAATTTGATTGGGGTGTAACAACTACACAATCGTATTTGCCAGTTGATAATCATGAGTTTTTTGAATCGAAAGATTTAAACTTAGTAGATTGGTTACGTCAATGGGCAAAAACTGAAGAAGAAAGAGAAGAAGTAAACATTAGAGGTTTCTTAGGGAAAATGATTTTCTCTGGAGAAGAAGCTTTAAAGAAATGTAACGTACTTTCTGGAGGTGAAAAAATGCGCTGTATGACATCTCGTATGATGATGACAAGAGCCAATGTATTAATGTTAGACGAACCTACAAATCACTTAGACTTAGAGTCGATTACAGCGTTTAATAACTCGTTGAAAAACTTTAAAGGAACAGTTCTATTAACAACACATGACCACGAGTTTGCACAAACTGTTGGTAATCGTATTTTAGAATTAACACCAAAAGGGGTAATCGATAGATACATGACCTTTGATGAGTATTTAGACGATCCTAAAGTAAAAGAATTACGTCAATCGATGTATGCATAA